Proteins from a genomic interval of Puniceicoccaceae bacterium:
- the purB gene encoding adenylosuccinate lyase, translated as MGSLVKNVLADRYASEALREIWSEEGKVRLERTLWVAIMKAQRGLGIEIPAEAIAAYEAVLDQINLKSIRDRELVTKHDVKARIDEFCALAGHEHIHKGMTSRDLTENVEQLQVYRSLDWILVKSVACLKKLAELSDRYRRVVITGRSHNVPAQPTTFGKKLAMAGEELIHAVELLQHFRETYPVRGLKGAVGTQTDQLTLFEGDANKAMLLDGRVREHLGIARQWDAVGQVYPRSLDFELVSALYQLSAGPSNFARMVRLMAGHETASEGFAKGQTGSSAMPHKMNSRSCERIHGFRTLLSGYLTMAGNLAGDQWHEGDVSCSVVRRVLLPDAFFAVDDMLNTWRAVLDQLVIYPAMIEQELEQFAPFLMTTTLMMEAVKKGLGRETAHHLIKKHAVDEIENRRSHAQLDNQLLRRLAQEAEFPLGIEELQQIVTRIHEQVGTADAQVQGFVDRCERMLEQFPQAREMEAEAIL; from the coding sequence ATGGGTAGTCTAGTAAAAAACGTATTGGCAGATCGCTATGCATCGGAGGCGCTGCGGGAGATTTGGTCGGAAGAAGGCAAGGTTCGACTGGAACGAACCCTCTGGGTGGCGATCATGAAAGCTCAACGGGGTCTGGGAATCGAGATCCCGGCAGAAGCCATAGCGGCTTACGAAGCGGTATTGGATCAGATCAACCTCAAATCGATCCGGGATCGCGAATTGGTCACCAAGCATGACGTGAAAGCTCGCATTGACGAGTTCTGTGCGCTTGCCGGGCACGAGCACATCCATAAGGGCATGACCAGCCGGGACCTGACGGAGAACGTTGAGCAACTTCAGGTCTACCGCTCGCTCGACTGGATTTTGGTCAAGAGCGTTGCCTGTTTAAAAAAGCTGGCTGAACTGAGCGACCGGTATCGTCGGGTCGTGATTACGGGCCGGTCCCACAACGTGCCTGCCCAGCCTACGACTTTTGGGAAAAAACTTGCCATGGCAGGGGAAGAACTGATCCATGCCGTCGAGCTGCTTCAGCATTTTCGCGAAACTTATCCGGTGCGGGGACTCAAGGGCGCGGTTGGAACTCAAACCGACCAGCTGACGCTCTTTGAAGGGGACGCCAACAAGGCGATGTTGCTGGATGGTCGCGTGAGGGAACACCTCGGTATTGCGCGCCAGTGGGATGCCGTTGGTCAGGTCTACCCGCGCAGCCTGGATTTTGAACTGGTCAGTGCCCTGTACCAGTTGAGCGCCGGACCCTCCAATTTTGCACGCATGGTGCGCTTGATGGCAGGGCATGAAACGGCGAGCGAAGGGTTTGCAAAAGGGCAGACCGGTTCGTCTGCGATGCCGCACAAGATGAACAGCCGCAGCTGCGAGCGCATACATGGATTTCGCACCCTGCTTTCGGGGTACCTGACGATGGCAGGCAACCTTGCCGGGGATCAGTGGCACGAGGGCGATGTTTCGTGCTCAGTGGTGAGAAGGGTGTTGCTGCCAGATGCTTTTTTTGCGGTGGATGACATGCTCAATACTTGGCGAGCCGTTCTCGATCAGTTGGTGATTTATCCCGCCATGATTGAGCAGGAGCTTGAACAGTTTGCTCCCTTCCTGATGACCACAACGCTGATGATGGAGGCTGTGAAAAAAGGACTTGGGCGGGAGACCGCGCACCACCTCATCAAAAAACACGCCGTTGATGAGATTGAAAACCGGCGTAGCCATGCCCAGTTGGATAATCAGTTACTCCGGCGTCTTGCCCAGGAGGCTGAGTTCCCTCTCGGGATCGAGGAACTTCAACAGATTGTGACCCGCATCCACGAACAGGTTGGAACAGCGGATGCCCAGGTGCAGGGCTTTGTGGATCGGTGTGAACGCATGCTGGAGCAATTTCCGCAGGCGAGGGAGATGGAGGCGGAGGCAATCCTGTGA